AATCGGATTTGCAAATAATCAATCATACTGAATTATGAAGAAAGTAGAGCGTATATTGATTTATGTATTGGCTATAGGAACAATTATTTGTTTAGGATTATACTTTGCACCCATCAAGATTTACTTAATGCCGATAAATGCATGGGAACGTCAGATTTGGTCAGGGCCTACTTCCACACAAAAAGAGGAAAATTTTGTAGTCTATAATCATTTATTCAAAAGCAAGCAAACACTCATTGACAGTATCATTGCTTTCCATGACCGGACAATCCGATTGGATTCGATTAAAAAATATCCAGACGGCTATTGCCGCAGCTTTTTCAAAAGGAGCACCGTTCTTGATAAATACTATCGGGAAGAGCCAAATGGCTCGGATATCATATTCGATCATATGGACAAACAGATTCTGGCAGTTGAATGGCGAATTACAGGAGATACGGTCTGCGCAAATTTCTTTGGCAAAAATTATAAAGTTCTTATTACAGATACTGCCACAATATCAATATATAGCTTATCCCAATTAGTCAACGAAAAACAGAAATAAAAAACATGATGATGAAAAAATGAACCTTTTAAGTTTATTGTTCATAGCAAGCGCTATTGTGGGTTGCCATAATACAACAACAAAAAACACGACAACTGATGCTTCTTCAAACGAAGAAACACAAGAAGCCGTAAAAACAAACAATGAAACGTTAAGGCTTACTACAATGAAATTGACGGATAAAAAATGGCTGGAGCTAAAGTCCGGGTATGACAAATTAACTAAGGCTCAAAATGAAATCATGGATGGAGAGTATTACGAAGGTAGTCTGTATATAAACTTATCCGGAATAGCAACACCTGATGATGTTTCTTTGGGAGGAATGATTGTATATTATAAATTGAAAGAGCAAAACTATCGTTTTTTACCGGACAATGAGTATGCGGAACGCATTAAATATGTTTTCGGGATTGACCTGAACGCCCCTGATGCTTTAGACAAGAAAAAATTAAAAAGTCATGAAAACTACATTGTAGCCCTAAACCCAAACCCTGATATGGACAGCAAAGACAACATACAAGAGAAAGAATTCTATCCATATAGGAATCATCTGTATTTTTTCAAAAAGTTCAATATATGTGTTATGCAAATGCCTTCTGCCCTATTACTGGAGATAGATAAAAATACAGACAAAGATCATATTAACGTTTATAAAAACGCTTTTGATTATCATTGGAATAATTATATACTAAATGACAATAAGGCCAGCCTAGCCTGGTTGGTAAGCAATGGAAAAGAAATGGAAGTGAAAGATTTGCTATTCTGCTTTGGCTATGATAAGGACGCTAAGCTGAATAAACTGATACTGGACAGCATCTCCAATAATGCAAATGACGGGTATTCCATTGAAAGTCTGGAGCAGGTCTTTGCAGGAAGAGATTTAAACGGCAAGTTACAGATTCATGAGAACTTACTAAAGTTTATACAAGAAAATCCGACCAATGATTATGTCAAAATGCTTGATATATATGGGAATTATTGTTTAGGAGAAAAAACGGATTGCAAATTTACAAGAGATGAAAGTTTTAAGATTGCCGCATATATTACTTATTATCTGAAACTGATAGATTTAGAAAACGACAAACGTTCAGGTAGTGACGAGTATCTTATAATCAATGATATGTTGTTTCGAATAATTGGAGCACTAGAAGATAAAGAAGGAAACCAAAGGGATGATGAAGGAGAGGACTCCAAGTTTCTAAAAGAGATAATAAAGAATGATTACTATAACCTGCCGAATTTTAAAGAAATAGTATATGGTTTAGTGAACGATTACAGAAATATCGGCTATTCATCTGAAGCAGTCGACTAACCTAGTAAATATACCAAAATAAAAACTAAATGAATATCGAAGAATTTAGAGAATATTGCCTGTCTTTTAAGGGAGTCCATGAGAAGATGCCGTTTCCCAATGTGCCCGACAAATATAGCCGTGACGTTCTATGCTTTTATGTAGCGGACAAATGGTTCTGTTTCGTTAATATTGAGATTTTCGATTTTTGTTGCATCAAATGTAATCCTGATGAATCCGGAGAACTGCAAACTGAATATGCTGGTATAAAACCAGGCTGGCACATGAATAAAAAATATTGGATCAGTGTTTATTTCAATCAAGACGTACCTGATGAGAAAATCAAAGAGCTTGTAAGCAACTCCTACGATATTGTAGTTAAAAGTTTGACAAAGAAAGAACGGGAAATGCTATAAATAAAGGAAGGATTCAAAAACCTCCCAAACGTAAATCCTGTACTCTGTTGTCTTTCCAAAAAACAGTGAAATTATAATTTACACCACTATTCCGGTAAAACACAATCTCCCAACTATCACTATATAGTACAGCCGGCACGATCGTATAGGGATAAAATTCGTCCTGCCAGGATCCGTATATTTTTCTTTATGTTTCTGCTGACTTTTGCTGAACAGTATGCTATCTAGTTGTTCTGCCATAGGTACCCAGTTCTGCAATAACACCTGTAATTCCAATAATTGCCTGGAAAACGGAGCAGAAGCGTCCCCTTCTATCAGAACAAGAGTTTCTACCGAGTAAAAAGGCAATTGCACTGCACCACTCCAAAGATAACATTTATCTCGCCACCAATCACAAACCTTACAGGTAAAGATGCCCAAACCTTCCACTTTATACTCTCTCTTAGTTCCAAACAACTCGTTTATCAGTGTCTTGAATACTTTCATTACTTTTCCCATCGTTTTCTTTTTTTTAGTATGCACTAACAATGTTACTATGATTTCTGGAATCTTACCGCTTGCTATGTGGGTGGGTGTTTGTGTGCATATTGTTTAATTTTAAGTTTTTATTCTTCGTAATAAGTAAAGATACGCTCGACATAAGGTTTTAATATACGACCGAGCCCCGTGCCAAAATCAACATAATCTTTGAAATTCTTTGTTTCAATCCAATTACCATTCGCATCACAGCCGTAGTCTTGGAAGTCTTTGTAGAGTATTTCAAATCCTGGCCGCTCGTCAATCGGTCGTCCTTGTTCATCGTATTTCTCTTGCACGATACTATTACGAACAACGGTTTTCAGTTTACCGTTCGGATAATATTTACGTTTACACCAGGACTCAAACTCTTTATTACCTTCATCGTCAATCCTATATTTTTCCACAACGCAGTTACTATCACTGTATTCATAGATGAAATGCGTTTCCGGCCTATCACGACTCAGCAAATCATACACTTGAGTCTGAGCCAACAGACCATTTGTATCATACTCATAGACTGTTTTGCCCGATAATTCCCCTATATTATAATATTCCCTCTTCTCCACCAACAAATCATGTTCGTTATAATCATATTCGGTCATAGCCGGTTTGTAAATCGTGCCGTCAATCTGTTTGGTTCGGATAAGATTTCCCCTATCGTCATAAGTGTTTATCTCCCCATGGGAATCACTATACACAATTTCCAGCAGTTTCCCGTCAGTATTATACTTATTGACAATCGTACTGTTAGTTTTCGGAAAGCTGAGTGTAGATGTATGTCCCCAAGTCTCATAGGTATAATCGGTCTTTCGAATAATATTTTCTTGTTTATCGTACTCGTTACACTGAACAAGATTGCCGTCGATATTGAAATGAAAATGGTAGTGATGTATTCCGTCCTCTTCCCATTTCCCACCCTTTTTGAATTTCACCGAGAAGAAAGACGATGTATTTTCCGGACGATAATAATAGATATCCAACGTTTTGACTTTTCCGTTCAACCCCATCCTGCTTTTGTCGTTATTGACAGAATCGATTGTCGGGGGAATGTATTTCAAAGGAGATTGTCGGCAACCTGCAAACATCGATATAATCAAACTTCCTAAAATAACAACGACTACAACAGCTTTATTTTTCATGTTTTCTTGTATGTGTTACAATGTTTTGACGCAAAGATAGCAAAACAGAACCAGTTCTAAAATATAACTGACGCAAAAGATTACTTTCGTGTTATTATAATATCATCAAAGCATAGTTCCAATGACTGATTATCGGGGTTATACTCTGTCCAATCTTTCGGATCGCTACTTTCGTTGTCTACCATTAAATGATAATAAGAAAAGCCAGAGTTTGGATCAGGCAATCTATGAATTTTATAGCTCCACACAGTTGCCAACTCATTATCTTCAACGACTTTCAGCCAGCCTAAAGCCTTGTCTATCTGTTGAAGATGAGATAACTCTATTATATCTTTCATGCTTTCCACTCGGTTAGTATTGAATTAAAATCTTCAAGCATCAAGTCGAAGTCATAATCCAGCTTCTTCTTTTTCAGCTTGTCAGTTACATGGTTTAAAGCAAACAGAATATATTCACTTAGCTTTAATTTCTGTTCGGCATGACTTAATTCACTGAATTCTTTCTCAAGGTTTAGTCCGATCCTAATTTTCCCAGTATCTGCTCTGAATGGTCCAAATTCAAAACGGTTGCGAAGGAAATATCCATTCTGTTCAATTTCTTTCTTAGTAAACATTGTGAGCAGTGTCGGATAGAAATCTTTTTGTTTCAATTTCAACTTTTCATCAGCAATGACATAGTTCGTTTTACAATATGCATGGTCATAATAGCTATATGAACAGTTAATTATAATTTGATTAATCGCCCGTCCGTATTTTTCAGGACGCATCCTTCTATTCAGCTCCGATTGTAGTTCTTTGTCAACGCTCTCGATCACCGCCTTCGAGTTTTCATAACAATTACTAATTATTCGCTTTATCCAAACCGGATTTTTAGGAATCCAGTTTCTTTGACTTTCCAGACTTATATCCTGTATATCTTCTTTTACTTCATATTCCCAAAGTACGGATTGCTTTTGATTCGGGTCGTCAGGACTGAAACAATAACTTGTCCTTCCCTGTTCCATAGTAAAACCGTTGACTCTTTTCGACCAAATGGCATCGACAAAACGAGTTTCTCCAAATTTATTTTGAAAACAAGTCGCAGGATTTCCATTAAAGAATTGTCCTCTCAATGCTTCGACGGGTTCATGATTTCCCCAACCGATAATAGCCAGGCTCTCGCAAAGACGAACGGCTTTATTCCATTCTCCGGCATTTTTATAATCCGTATATTTTAGAAACTCGGCAAACAAGCGTTCGCGCAACTGTTCTATCTCCGATTGAGTTTGCAAAAATTCTTCCAGTTCTTTTAAGCCTTCTATTTCAAATATTTCCCCCATCCTTTTTCTTTTTAGTTCCGACTAAATGATTAAAATCATCGTTGAACACCCACACCTCAGAATGAAATCCTACTATTATAAATCAGATATTTACGCTTGATTTTTCAATTCATTCTTTCTCTTCTTCCACAACTGCCACGAATTGATTATATTCTGCCACACATTATATATACAATATTATACAAATCTGATTATCAAAAGAAAAGCCCACCTATTACTAACAGTAGGTAACAAAATAGTAACAAAAAAAAACGAAGAAATCGTTTTGTGATGGGCTTCACGTGCAAAGGTAACAAAAGCCCTCTAACCATAAAAGTAAAACTGGCGAAAAGAAGAATACTGTTTTCTTTTCGCCAGCACATATATTTTGCTGTCAATAGAAATTAGTTTAATCCGTTTTGGATATATAAACAAAGAAGTAAACTAAACCCTATTATTCAAAGTTTCACAACTAAGGTATTTTCAAGAAAAACACATGTCATTTACATCTTTTCTACTATTATCCCATAGACGCGATTTTACATTTTTAACATTTTACAAACGTTTGATTATCAATACATAAAAGTGTATTTCCTCTAAAAAAACGTCACGCCAGAGCGTACTAAAGAATTGTTTTTTTTCGTATATTCGCATTAGAATTTTAATCAATTTAATATGGAACAACTAAAAAAATTAGTACATGACCTGTCTAAAGACAGCACCAACAGGAACGACCAAATTTTGTTGCTGCAACAAATTAATGAAGTCATATTAAAAAGATACCAATTGTCAATTGGGAACTATCTGTTTGTCCAACCACTGGAAGTAGAAATTTTTTATGTCAATCAAAAAAGTAATTATCCCTATATCGATACAAATATGCACTGCATGATTGACCCGAAGATGCAACCGGAAATTTGGAATTTACAATCAGCACGTTTTGGGCAACTCTATTACCATTTAAAAGGAGCTGGCGGCATAGATGTCTGTTTATCCGATAGCCCGGATTATGCCCTTTGTTGTACTTTTAAATCAGCCCGTATCAACGGCAAAGACATTTGGAGACAGACCAAAGTCCGCAACGCAATCATAGAGCACATTTGTGAACACGAAAGTTTAGAGAGCAAAGAAACGCTAATACAAAGGATGAACAGCGTTCAGTCTATGCCTGTACTTTCTTGCCGTGAGAATCCTACAACAGAAGGATATGTGTATCACATAAAACGCCAATTACGCCGTAATGACAAAAATTCATCACTACTGCTACGCTCATTCATGGATATTTGGAATAAGAACATGCCCATTACTACAGTAAAAAGAGTTAATCTCTATATGCAAGCACATCCTACCGAAAATGTATTGGAAGTAATGCGTAAGCAAGGTTTTCACTTTATTCCTGTCGAAATCAGAATGAAATATAGCATCGGTAAAAATAGCAAACTATAATAATCGAAAAGTGTCATGCAAGAGTACACAAAAACTTTTGCTAATTTATAAATTAAATTCGTATGTCAAAAACCCATGTAGAACAAGTACAAAAAGCACTCATGTTAGTTGCCGGTTTACGTAAAAATGTAGAACTCGTAAAAAATCGAGGTATAAACAACGAGCAAATTAGAGAGCTGGAACAAATGGCTAATGAATTGGGGATAATGGACAAAGAGCTTGACAATTTACGTCTCGAAGTCTCTCAAAAAACAAAAAAAGCCAATCAAAAACTTATGGAAATGAAAGGAAAGATGATTGACCTCAAAAAGATTGTAAAACACTACTTCGATTCAAGTCGCTGGAAAGATTTCGGGGTGCAAGATAAACGCTAATATGTGTTTTTCGCAAGTTCGATAAAGTAAAGAACATAATGTAAATAGCCTGCTGGTTTGAAGTCAACAGGCTTTTTACATTTAACCATTCATGAATTAAATTAAAATGATAACGCAACTATTAGAACAGAAATTGTTCCGTCTATTGGCGGAATACTCGCAACGCAAAGTTTCAGTATCAGAACTGACAGAAGCTATCAATGATTTGGCTACCCATGTAGTTAATTTCAGCATCAAAGAGCAAGAATATAGCGTATTACTTCGCTATTTTTCTTTTGGCTTGTACCGCCTTAAATCATATCGGGCACAGTTTGAGCAAGAAAAAAATACCCTATTTGCATTTAATTGATGAAGCGATAGGACTACTAAACACTGAAATACGCCTTATTGAATGGCGCATCAAATATCCGGAACAACTCAAACAGCAGATTGAAAAACAAAAACCTTCCCCTCTCTACCTCGCTGATAAAACACCCCTTATCAATATCATGGAAATGGTAAGCGGCTTGTTCCTCTCCAAAGACATCGTATATCAAAATGGCAAACCTGCCTACTTGGTAGACTTATCCAAAGGATTTGAATGGTTGTTTAATATCAAGATAAGCGACTGTCACCAAAAACATGAGGACGTAATAAAACGAAAGCCGGGTAAACTTACCGAATTTCTTAATGGACTGGCAGACCTTATCCAAAAGGAACACGACAAGAAAGGATATAGATAATCAGCGATTTATGATTTATTTATAATGGATTCCATGTGCGCCCTCGTAATTACCTTGCACTCTTTTTCTGAACTTTACTTCATCAAATTACAAAAGGTATAATCTGAAATATGAAGCGACTATGTATATAGAAAATAACGAGTTCAGCGAATGGATGCAGAAATTATATGCCAAGCTGGAAGAACTTTGCAAGGATATACGGGTACTGCGCAATGCAGACAAGGTATTGCCCGAAGATGATAACCTGCTGGATAATCAAGACTTGTGCCTGTTGTTCAAAGTTAGTATCAAAACCCTGCAACGCTACCGGGCTATCGGTGCGCTGCCGTACTTCACTATCAGCGGAAAAGTGTATTACAAGGCTTCCGATGTTCGGGAGTTCATTAAGGAAAGATTTAGCGTTACTACATTGCGCAAGTTCGAGAAAGAACACTGCACAAAGAAAAAGAAATGAATTTGAAAAGCCGGACGGTGAATATAGTTCATCATTCCGGCTTTACTTCGCTTATGGTTTACCCAACTTATCAGCTTCCTTTCTCAACTGCTCGGCTTGTTCATTGAGTAGCCTTGCACGCTCCAACGCTTCCGCCTGTTTTCTGCTACGATATTCAAAATCTATCACAGAATCGGTTAGGCTTTGGATGAAACCGTTATCCCTCTGCCAGTTGAATTTGGTTTCCAGTATATCAAAGATTTCTCCGTCAGCCCAACCCTGCATCAGCAAATAGCGATATTTTATATCGTTGTCCTGCAACTGCTGCATCCGTGTAACTAAACGGACGTTCAAGAATATGGAAGCAGAACAGATAACCAGAACTGCCGAAAAAACAAACAATCCCGGACGAATCCAAGAGGTAATCTTGTTGTAAATCCGTTGATAGAACGGTAAGGGCGTAACATCCTCTTTATCCGTCTTACAAGAGCCCAAAGTATCAATCATTACCTTGAAACAACGGTAGGTTTCCAATGTTATTTTCTTGGTGTCCTCTATGTTCTTCTGCTGACCTTGCATCCTGCTCTTTATGTCGTCAAGCTGACTTCGGATAGCCTGCAAATCCTTTTCGGGAACAGCCGAATTACTGTGCAGTTCCGACAACGCTTGTTCGACTGCTCCCAGCCGTTCGAGAGTTTCCTCCCGACTGGCTGGCGTTACCTGTGCTTCCAGCATCCCTTTCAGTTCTGTTACCATAGAGAGAAGCCCCTCTAAAATCAAGTTGTCTTCCATGTCTTTACAATTTAAGTTGTTTTTTCTTTTTCTTCTTCTTTCTCAAATTCAAGTTCGGCTCTTCATCCACCGGAGACGGTGCTGCAGAAAACAGACCGAGCGAACCACTTATAAACAAACTTTCAGCATTGCTCCGTGTGGGTATTTGTTCCCGAATGGGTGCGAAAGCTGTTTGCCGTTGACTTTCGGCAACATTCATTCCTGCATCTCCGAAATATCTATCCAGTTTGGAGAAACTGAAACTGCGGTCTATCTCCGAACCCTTAAACGTGTATTCGCCTTTGGAAAAGGATATGCCCTGTATCTCACTTGTCTGCCCCTTGTGCTTGAATTGGATAGTAATATCCTTTTCCGCTAACCGCTCCTGTAACTGCTGCCAGTTACGGGATTTGCCGATTTCGTTTTTCACAGCCGTGTAAATCTCGTATTTCGACTTGTCCGGCTCTTTCAATCGATGCTGTTTCACCTGCTCTTTCCCCTTGGCGAAATAAAGCCCATGTTTGGCTTTCAGCTTCTTGCATACCTGCTCGTTACGGTACATATCGTTCCTGTCCGAAATAGTCTTTCCGTTGTTGTCTATACGGTTGAACACGATATGCACGTGTGGATGCTCCCGGTCTTGATGGCGCACGATGATATACTGCGTATCGGTGATTTTCATTTCACGCATATACTCCTGCGCAAGCTGTATCATCTTCTCATCCGTCAGTTTGGGTGCGTCCACCGCCGAATAGCTTAACGCAATGTGTCCGACAGGTTTCTTTAAGTCGGGATTCATCCCGGTCTGCATACAGAAGCTGCGGATTATATCGCCCCGGCTTTCGGTCAGAACTCCGTCCGCATGAAGCAAAACCGCCTGCTCCTTACCAAGCACATAGTTCACACAACCCTTAAAACCGCTTCCCTTTTTTATTTTTCCAATCATCCGACAAATGATTTATGATTTCAATAATCCTATTTTTGAGCTTCACCAGTTCCACCGCCACCAATGCGAAACCTCCGGCATTTGCCCTATGCGCCAGCTGATTGATATTGTTGGCTTCCCCTACCAGCTTGCGGATAGCATCTGCATCCTGCCTGCTCAGCCGGGGTATGACCTCTGCCGAAATAACTGCTTGCCGGACATATTCACTGATGCGCACCCCGGCTTCCCCGGCTCGCTTCCTGATGGCGTAATACTGCAACTCGGTCAGCTTCGTACTGACTACCTTTTTCTGCTTTTCCGTCCGTTTCTTTGCCGGACGACCGCCCGGCTTGTCCTGTATCTTTCTCATGCCTTTTTACTTTTAAATGATGTCTTAGAAATTGCGACCAACGGGAGCGGTTTCCTTTGCGGTGAGCAAAGCAAGGTGGTTTCGGTTTACCGAAACATAACCTTGCTCTCCAAATAAACCGCCAGCCGTTGGTAATCCTGCCGGACTAAATGCCCATACCCCTTTTCTGTCTTGGGGCGGCACGTTGTCCGGTTTCCTGCTTAGTTTCCTGCGTTTGGCTGGCTGCGTTTTTCTGCTCCTGCTTCCTGCCGCACAGGTAATCGTTCAAGTCCGAATAGCCCCTATAATTGTGCGAGAAGTCACGTACATGGTAGGAGTATTCCAGTTCGATAGCCCGTGTCGCTTCAAACCCTGCCTTGTCATTATCAAGCATACAGTGGATGCGCTCATACGGGGACAGCACGTCAATGGCTTTCGACACATTGGCGGTAGAGTTAAGAATGACATAATCCTGCCTGTCAAGGTCGGGCATGGTCGGACAGTTTCTCATGCGGAGCGTAAGGAAAGAGAGGTAGTCCATGAAACCCTCGAACACCAAACACTTCTCCCTCGGCTCTCCCTGCTGTCGTATGTGGGTGATGTCTTTCGGGGCGATGCAGCCTTTGAAAAAGGAGTTGCGAACCTCGTAACCTCCTGCCATGTTCGGGAAACCGATAGCAAAGAACGGTCTACCGTTATTGGTAAAATGGAGTTCCTTACATTCTCTTTTTGCCAGTTCGATATTGATACCCCGTCCCTGCAAGTAACGGAGCAATGCCGGATGGGTAAGGTCACGGACTTCCAAATGCTGGAAGCTCGGCTCTGTCCTACGCTGGGGAAAAGAAAAACTGACCGGGCGGACGTGCGGTGTCTGTTCCGCTATCCGGTTTAAGAGGTAGGGCAAACTGTCCGAACCGTAAAGTTCCTTTGCCAGTGCGATGATGTTGCCGCCTTTGCCTGCGCCAAAGTCATACCAAAGGTTGCGGTCTGTATTCACCTTAAAGGACGCTTCGTGTTCCTCTCTTAACGGTGATTTGTACCATAAGCCGTTACCCTGCTGCTTGACGGGAGAGTAACCTAAACTGTGCAGATAGTCTGCGATGGATATTTGTTTCACATCTTCGATGTTCATAACATTTTCTTTTTGGGGAATTAAAAAATAGTTGAAAAGTGCGCCAGTCCTGTTTAGTCCGTCATATATATACCAGTACCATACTAAACCTGCTTGTTCCTTAGATGGGAAATAGTAAGTCCGTTCCTCTTATATATACACCCGGACTAAACCAAACTGACTTTTAATAATGGAAATCGGGATTATAACGGTAGCCCCTGCCCTCTTTCACAATCATGCGCTTGTTCACAAGGAACTTGTTCAGTTCCACATGGATATTGCGTCCACGCTTGTAGCCGATACTCGCATAACCCTGTTTCAAGGTCTTTAGGACATTCTCGTAACCATATATAACCTGTTTGCCAAAGCCGTTTTCCAAAGCCGTCCTGTGCTGTTGTTCCGTCAGTTCTGCCAGTGGAAAGCCCCTGTCTTGGCTGGGCTGCTTGAATACATAACCGTCCACAACTTCGGGTAATGCGTTGTCATTGATACGGAATGCGAACGGGTCAAACTCCCGGTCACGTATGTGCATCGCCTTTACCTCGCTTATGTTACCGTCCTGCTGGCTTTTCGTGATTTGCAGGACGGTTTCAGCCTTGTTGTTCAGTTCCGTGCCAATATGCCCCCTTGTGTTGTCATCCCCCTTGTTCAAATGCAGTACGGTATGGATATGCAGGTTATATCCGCTTGACCAGCGCATCAAGAGATTGATTAGGTCAGTCGATTCGCTCGGACTGTTGATGTCATACATCAAGTCACGGATTCCGTCAATGATGAGCAACCCCACATCGGGCATATTTTCAAGCATATAGCCGATAATCTGCTTCCGTTTGTCGGGGGTCTGTTCCCTTAGCACGATGAAAACAAAATCCTCCCTATCCTTGTCTGTCGGCAGTCCGGCAAGCCGCAAAATACGCTCCATGACCTTGTGGCAATGGTATTTGCTCTGCTCGGTATCTACATAGAGGATTTTCCGTTTGTTCGGTGGCAGGTATGCCGAATACTTCAGCACCTCGTCATTCTTCAACGCTGCCGCAACGATAGCGGAAATGTTGAATGTCTTTTTGCTCTTGGCTTTGCCTGTGGATGCGCTGAAATTGCCCAACGTGCCAATGGTAGAACCGTTCACCCAAAGAATTTCGGGCGGCACTTCATAAGTGTCCGTCACTTTTAAATGAATGGTTTTCCAAAGGGTCGCAAAATCCTCTTTCGTCATGGCTATACCTTGTTCGGTTTCCTCTTTCTTCTTGTTTTCCATAGCCATTATTTCTTTAGAGGACGGTTAAGGATATACTTCTGCGCTTCCTTCTCTATCTGCGCCTGTGTCTTCACCGGGTTCTGACGCAACCAC
The Bacteroides luhongzhouii DNA segment above includes these coding regions:
- a CDS encoding relaxase/mobilization nuclease domain-containing protein; translated protein: MIGKIKKGSGFKGCVNYVLGKEQAVLLHADGVLTESRGDIIRSFCMQTGMNPDLKKPVGHIALSYSAVDAPKLTDEKMIQLAQEYMREMKITDTQYIIVRHQDREHPHVHIVFNRIDNNGKTISDRNDMYRNEQVCKKLKAKHGLYFAKGKEQVKQHRLKEPDKSKYEIYTAVKNEIGKSRNWQQLQERLAEKDITIQFKHKGQTSEIQGISFSKGEYTFKGSEIDRSFSFSKLDRYFGDAGMNVAESQRQTAFAPIREQIPTRSNAESLFISGSLGLFSAAPSPVDEEPNLNLRKKKKKKKQLKL
- a CDS encoding MmcQ/YjbR family DNA-binding protein is translated as MNIEEFREYCLSFKGVHEKMPFPNVPDKYSRDVLCFYVADKWFCFVNIEIFDFCCIKCNPDESGELQTEYAGIKPGWHMNKKYWISVYFNQDVPDEKIKELVSNSYDIVVKSLTKKEREML
- a CDS encoding RteC domain-containing protein, producing MPYLHLIDEAIGLLNTEIRLIEWRIKYPEQLKQQIEKQKPSPLYLADKTPLINIMEMVSGLFLSKDIVYQNGKPAYLVDLSKGFEWLFNIKISDCHQKHEDVIKRKPGKLTEFLNGLADLIQKEHDKKGYR
- a CDS encoding AAA family ATPase; the encoded protein is MENKKKEETEQGIAMTKEDFATLWKTIHLKVTDTYEVPPEILWVNGSTIGTLGNFSASTGKAKSKKTFNISAIVAAALKNDEVLKYSAYLPPNKRKILYVDTEQSKYHCHKVMERILRLAGLPTDKDREDFVFIVLREQTPDKRKQIIGYMLENMPDVGLLIIDGIRDLMYDINSPSESTDLINLLMRWSSGYNLHIHTVLHLNKGDDNTRGHIGTELNNKAETVLQITKSQQDGNISEVKAMHIRDREFDPFAFRINDNALPEVVDGYVFKQPSQDRGFPLAELTEQQHRTALENGFGKQVIYGYENVLKTLKQGYASIGYKRGRNIHVELNKFLVNKRMIVKEGRGYRYNPDFHY
- a CDS encoding toprim domain-containing protein: MNIEDVKQISIADYLHSLGYSPVKQQGNGLWYKSPLREEHEASFKVNTDRNLWYDFGAGKGGNIIALAKELYGSDSLPYLLNRIAEQTPHVRPVSFSFPQRRTEPSFQHLEVRDLTHPALLRYLQGRGINIELAKRECKELHFTNNGRPFFAIGFPNMAGGYEVRNSFFKGCIAPKDITHIRQQGEPREKCLVFEGFMDYLSFLTLRMRNCPTMPDLDRQDYVILNSTANVSKAIDVLSPYERIHCMLDNDKAGFEATRAIELEYSYHVRDFSHNYRGYSDLNDYLCGRKQEQKNAASQTQETKQETGQRAAPRQKRGMGI
- a CDS encoding MobC family plasmid mobilization relaxosome protein, whose amino-acid sequence is MRKIQDKPGGRPAKKRTEKQKKVVSTKLTELQYYAIRKRAGEAGVRISEYVRQAVISAEVIPRLSRQDADAIRKLVGEANNINQLAHRANAGGFALVAVELVKLKNRIIEIINHLSDDWKNKKGKRF
- a CDS encoding helix-turn-helix domain-containing protein: MYIENNEFSEWMQKLYAKLEELCKDIRVLRNADKVLPEDDNLLDNQDLCLLFKVSIKTLQRYRAIGALPYFTISGKVYYKASDVREFIKERFSVTTLRKFEKEHCTKKKK